The stretch of DNA GAAACTAAAACCTTAAGAGCACTTCAATTCTAAGGACTGACTTTACTCCACCCTTGGCTAGCTCAGGATATTTACTCTAGGATATCTGGTGACCGTACTAGACTTCTAGAAAGATGTTTGTTCAGGAAACTTAAGCAAATGTCCCTGGATGCGATTACCGTTCTGATGAGTTTTCCACCAGGCTTCTGTTAGCCATATGTACATTATCTTGTTGTATTCAATCTCATTGGGCAAGGGTGCCCCCTGTTCAACCAGCTTTGCCAACAAACTCTAATACAGAACTGATCAATACAACAGGTCCTGATACCAGTATGAACAGCACCCTAGTGAAGGACATCTGGTTGAGCTGCAGTATTTTGGGGTTAACCACTCAGCTAAAGTCACAAACTTAACAACTCCAGCTCAATGCGTCAACACTttaggggagatttagcaaaacctgtgcagaaactgaccagatgcccatagcaaccaatcagatcactcctttcatgtttgaaaaggcctctggaaaatggacaagcgatctgattggttatgaGCAActggcaactttacctctgcgaaggttttgataaatctcccctttgagTCCACTACAGAATAGTCCACAACGAATGAAGAATTCAGCATCTTGTATGGGTAGAAATTCATCATTTAATAGACAACTGGTTTTAGGCCCTCATGGGGTCCTTCCTCTTGGTGAGAAAATGCAGTTTTGTTTCAGGCTATTAGAGAATAATAGAGGTTCTAAGCTTAGCTAAAGGTCTGTGCTTATGTGGCAGGGATGGGTTGGGCTTGACTTGGGATGTAAATCCCCCATAAGTAGTTCTGTAATGCTGGATACACTTTTTCTATTAATCCTCTGGTTTTGGGTGTGgaatttgatcactgcaccttgtCATCTCATCAGGCTGCTGGTGCTCAAGTTCATCCAGATGAAATCATTAGTGAGTTAAGGTCAGTTCAGTGTGCAGTCTTCATGtagttagtgcagtgttttttgtttgtttttaaattaaattGCCATTAGGCAAGTAATTTAGCCCGAAGACTAAAAATATGATTGTAGGTCGTGTTCACACATTTTCACTAATTTTTGCTGCAATTTATTCACAGCCTCAGGAGACGTGTAtctatagagcctggaggtggctgcagcagcaTAAAGATCTGGGTGGGGAGGGGGTCTGTAAGCTAGGAGCACTCTAATAGGTAATTATGTCCTGtacttcacaggaagtcagctgacccagaatTATACATATGTTCTGACCCATTAATAAGGGAGCATAGTGACACCAGTACCAATGACCCCTGGTGAGGTCATTGTAACAGTACAATAGAGAAACTTGTcaaataagtaaaacaaaattacATTCCAAGAGAACCAAATATTCAAAGTATGATTACAATTAATGTTGACACTAGTATCTGTCAGATTCACTTCAGTGGTACTgtctctttaaaggagtattccagtagtgtgtgtgtcaactggtgccagaaagctaaacagacttGTACATTTCttgtattgaaaaatcttaatccttccagtatttatctactgctgtatgctctagaggaagttgtatagttctcttgtctgaccacagtgctctctgctgacacttctgtccatggcaggaacaTATCAATAAATTCACAcatctatacaacttcctctgtggtattcagcagctgattactggaaggattaattttttttttttttttatagaaataactaactttctggcaccagtaaattttttaaaatttattttttattttttccatgggAGCACCCTTAGAGTTAGAGGATGGGCTaccaaaatttgcataaaatgtgCATCAGCACAATGTTAATGATTCATATCAATTCTTGCAACTTTGCACTCCTCCCCCCCCAAATATTGTAAAGGAACCACTATACCTGAAGTCTTGTTCATGCTCACTCTGACCCATTTTGGCACCTCCGTTACAGCGCCCCCTTTCCTTTTGAGTCTACTTTAGTATCTGGTTTAGACGGCTCAATTTTTGTATTTCCTATTGGTAGGTATGTTACAGTATAAAGAGAAAATCAAGACTACCCTgttttgaggattttttttttagcaagaaaTTAACATCACAGCATACAGCAACTCTacatagtgtaaaatattaaataCAAATAGTGTCCaacataaatttttattttttacaggtgtGCCCTTTCTCACACGAAAAGCTGCCTGTCATTTGAAGCCTGATGTGGAAATAACTAAAAATGGTGATGTTTGGTGTATAAAAACGTTGAGCACCTTCAAGAACACAGAGCTGTCCTTCACGTTGAATGAGGAAATTGATGAAACCACTGCAGATGGCAGGAAAGTCAAGGTAAGGACCCATGGAATGGCCGAAGGACTAAACCCACTGAGGATCTGACATTAAATGATTAGAAGTCCCGGTCATCAGGCCCTCAGTCGAGCCGGTACTTGTGATGGTAGTATGGATGCAAAAAAGGAATCTGCAGTATGCTTGGTTAGACTATATAAAAATTCCTGTTGGTATACTTTTAACGCTTGCATttggttaactccttaaggacccgggctttttctgttttttcattttcaatttttcctcaactttaaaaaatcataactctttaaaaatttttacctaaaattctatatgatggcttattttttgcgtcactaattctactttgtaatgacattagtcattttacccaaaaatctacagtgacacgggaaaatcaatgtgcgaccaaattgatgaaaaaacactattttgtaagttttgggggcttcagtttttacgcagtacatttttcggcaaaaatgataccttatctttattctgtaggtccatacggttaaaatgataggtttgattttgtattacttcagaaaaaaatcatgaatacatgcaggaaaatgtgtacgtttaaaatggtaatcttctgaccactaacttttttttttttttttttctgtgttcagggtggtatgagggctcactttttgcaccgtgatctgaagtttttagcactactatttttgttctgatcactttttttattgaacgtgcagtttaaaaagcagtatttttataattcggacatttctgcatgtggcgatacaacatgtttatttttatttacactttttattttattttttttgaaatgccgggtgattcaaattttttaggggaagggataattcaaagggttgtctgtttttttgttttttttaacacttttcttatgcaatattatagctcctatagggggctataacattgcattaactgatcttttacactgattgatccatctccatagaaaTGGACCAGTGttttcagcgattgattgctcaagcctggatctcaggcttgaagcattcattcggcgatcggacagcgcaggagaaggtaagaagaccttctcctgtgctacagctgttcaggatcgccgcggcatcccgaacagctccctgagctggcagggcactttcactttcgtttttagccacgatcggtgctgcgcgctattagcggcgggtcccggcttcactatgacgccgggctcgCCGCAATATGATGCGTTTTCATCATGTGACccccgttatatcgcaggactgggactcgtgacatacgcgtacgtcatgggtccttaaggggttaaattggcaAACTCTTTACATCTGATGCCCATTAATATCTTCATAAATTACTttccagtaaggctaggttcacactgcagaatcttcaGAGCCAGTGCCAACAATCAGTCAGTGCTAGGACCGCGCTTattctgcagtctccaatagactgcaatgtgttccgcgagtatttccgcctgaagaatgagcaacgccattcttcaggtggtaATTTCCAAGcaaattttccattcacaaattccgaagtgtgaatttgtgaacggaaacccattcgctacactacacttttttttagcaagCAAAATTTTTGCATGCAATtgcaaagtggaattgcaggcggaaattccatagtgtgaacctagcctaactgacACAACATAAGGTTTGGGCACTGATCTCTTCTGTACAGTGCCATATTATGCCAACTGGTAAACAAGCCAAGTGTGGGCACCATCCTTCTAGAGAATAGCTAATAGGTTTTCTTTTACTTTAAAGCCTTTTCACCCCttgttgtaatatttttttttattttagtcaaTCTTTACTAATGAAAATGGAGCATTAGTACAAAAGCAAAAATGGGATGACAAAGAATCTACAATAATTAGAGAAGTGAAAGAGGGCCGCTTGTTCACAGTAAGTATAGGAATTTGTATTCCAGTGTGGattgtttaaaaacaaaaaaatttaataaatgagAATTCCATCACAACTCTTGACAATTTTGCTTAGATTCATTTTAACTACAACAGAAAAATATAGTGGTATATTCATGAATTATGAATGTGTTCTGCCCAAGTAGAGAATTTGGTACAAGCAGTGGCCTTTGTCCTCAGAGGGACAATGAGGATAAAACTGTCAGCCTCAAACATGCATGACATGCGCCACATTGTCTGCCTTTTAGACACGTCTCACCTCCCTTATAAAAATGGATGTAGCTTTGTAAAAGGGGCAGGGCTtaagggggagatctatcaaaacctgttcagagaaaaagttgctgagttgcccatagcaaccagttagaGCACTTTCAGATTTTAGAGGCCTTGGAAAAGTGTCCTAGACAGGCTTTGATGTCCCCCTAAATGTACAAATTTTGAGAATATGGTGCATCATTAGACTGGTCCAGTATAACAGCATGATCATCTGAATTGAATTTGGTGCATTTGtagactgccttaaaggggtactccactggaaactttttttatttttaatttttcttctaaatcacctggtgccagaaagttaaacagacttgtaaattaattctaattaaaaatcttaatacttccagtgctTATAAGCTgttatattccccacattaagcTCTTTTCTTTGAATTTtcattgtctgaccacagtgctctctgctgacacctctgtccatttaaggaactgtctggagtagaagcaaacctattctactctggacagtttctgatatggacaggtgtcagcagagcactgtggtcaaaggtaattcaaaaagagaagaacttcctgtggagcatgtaatggctaagtactggaaggattaagattttttttatatattttttttttaacttaaaaatctaactttttggcaacagttgattttctTAAAggatactccactagaaaacttaAGTTTAGTCTGTGTAGAATCTAGAAATCCGCTGCGGATGTGTTTGGATCTGTATGGGCCCCACTTAATTCTTTGACCTGAACGACATCACCTAGTGAGTAGGCATGGCTCACTTTCCAAGTGTATCTGCTCTTACTGTAAAGGGGCTTGCTCTGCTTTTCATTCAGGCCAATACTTTGATAGTCTGACTGTTTGTGACTGAATTGAATAAAGCCTGCGCTGGACCAAGCATAGATGTCAGCAGCCAACTTTGAGATTCTGCAAAcctgtccaattttttttttttttggggggcacaaATTGTAACATTAATTATATTTGAGTTGCATTTGTATATCTAAGTTAAGATCTATGTATGTTACATCTTGAACAATGAAGTCCCATAAATCATACCAGAGTCTGAGGCACATGAACCataggttttaaccccttcatgttaAGTGACAGTCCAAGAACATAGAAACTGTATGTCCAAACTTCTATCTTGTCCAGGAGTTAGATCTGACTTTGGAAACGCTTGTCCATGGGGCAAGCTGCGCACTTTCTGGGAGAAAAAATGCCAACCTGGGGTCAACAGCAGTAAATCTATATAATGTTGTCTGAGCCTGATGTGTTTATAACTCCTGATGTTTTGTTCCTAGACTTGCATCTTCAAAGATGTGAAGTGTGTTCGGATCTACGACAAAAAATGAGATCTTCCGTCACCTGTGTAGACTTGATCCCATAAAATATAAGCTCAGTTCAATGAGCGTTCACCGACTCTGCACCGAATATCTGGTATCAAAAGCTTCTGTGATATGTTGTGGTCATTTGTGATATGCTATGTATACACATTAAAGCTTTTGTTCTCCAACCTTCTTGTAGTAGTTTCTTAAAACGGTTGTCCACCTTCTCAGTGATCTACTAAAACATCATGGAAGTGCGTAACCCTAATGAGGGTTGGTACTACATTTTCATAGTTTTTTCCTGCATGCAATAGTCATGACTTGGTACTGCCCCCTCATATTGGAAGAGGAACTCCTTACACTTGAATTGCTGCTTATTTGACATGGGAATAGTCAAGTTAACTTCATGGATTTTGGATCTGCAGTGTGGAGAGGGGTGGAAactccattaaaatcaatggtgatcgcttctcggccttttggctaagataggggacgtatcagatattaaactgataagaacagatactacactctatctggggaccatatattaaatggatttgagaacgggggccgaattcgaagcttgcttccgtcgccctatgcattgacccgatatggcaaaTTGCAAATGAGCCATAATAGTaaatgtaatccctccccctAAAGTACCTTAACAGAAAAGAGAACCTGACTTGGTTGGAGTAGCAGAACTTGAAATGATTAAAACTGAAGCCATTGGTTAGGACATTCAATCTCAAAGCtgcaaataccccccccccccccactgcccaTCAAACTTGTGCAGCTTTCCTCTCAAAGTAGACTTGTTCAATCAGcatattaatgtttaaatgtatTAAGTTATCATAGGAACAGTGTTTAGCTATTTTTCCAGTATAATACAGTATCTTTGGTATTCTATTTTCTATCAAATAAACCACTTTCCACCTACTGGAGAACTTCTGTGTTCACAAACCAGGATAGTGACCACTACCTGCTAATAAAATCGAACACTTTAACTGCATTAGTATGGAGTAAATATGGCGGCTGGCAAATGGGATGCACATAATTGCCCTAAATCTCAATCACAGTGGGGGagtttaatcaaaacctgtgcagaggaaaattgccaagttccccatagcaaccagattcttTAATTTTGTACAGGCCCTTTCAAAAAAagggcaatctggttgctatgggcaactttatctctgcacaggttttgatgaacttGAGATctactgggggagatttgtcgTCTATAAAAGCGGTGTAGTAGCCACATCATCCACCCAGGCAACTGTCAATAGTGGGAGATAAAAAGCAATCTCCACAGGTATATCCAGCTCACCCCTAATAGGTTGCCACTCACACGCAACAGACTCAGCCCGGACTAGGCTGTGAGCATACAAGAaggagaatgtccagcgcagcagAAGCTCAATTGCAGATAATATTTATTCTGACACGGCAGTACAGGTAAAagaacagcagtgacgcgtttcaacCGCTTAAGCGATCTTATTCATACTGGTATATGGTTCACTGTTGGATGTCCTATATAGGGGAGGTACTCACAGGTGTTAATCATCCTATCTTAGTGAGGAGCAcctcccccagcacaggaagttCCATTACAAATAAAAGGTAAATAAAGTCCATTTACATACATCGAATTAAACATGGACAAAcccaaagaaaaaaggaaaacaccATGTGTAAATCCAATAAAATCTTTGTAATGTGCaataaagaaaaaggaaaagaccaaACAAACATACAAGGGCTTATGAGGAAGTTTGGTTTAACGCACCATGTAATGCCTAATTGCCTATGTGGATATATTGTGATATTATTTATTTCTTTCCGACACTATGTCATATGCGATTACACAGTGCGAAAAAACAACCTGCCACTGTCATGACTCAAATGAGGGCAAATAGTAGTAACAAATGTAAAGAAAAGAACCTTTTCCCAGATGGGGGGCAAAAACATGATTGTTGCAAAGTCTCGATCTGTGTGGATATACTCAATAGTGTAATATTACATCTTGTCTTTAACCCTTTCGGGTATCTACTGTCCAAACACATGATCCAGTAAACTTCCCTGTCGAAGTTTTTGCCTATGATTCCCTCCCCTCGTTGGCATGGCTACTCTCTCTATGCCTTGGAGAATAAGTGTATCAGTATTGCCATTGTGTTTGTCCGCACAGTGTTGGCTAATCATGGACACATATCTAGAATTAAAGTGCTTGATATCAGACAGATGTTTCCGAATCCTTGTCTTTAAGGGGCAAGTAGTGCACCCTACGTTCTGTACATTGCACTTTCGACATGTGACCAGATAGACAACGTAGCTTGTGTTGCAGTTTATGTATTGTCTTATGGTATGAACCTCATTTCTAGTGGTGGAACAAAAATCTTTAGATGGACACAATACTGCAGCACAGACATTTTTGGTGACCACATTTGTAAAAGCCAGTATAGGTTAACCATGTGGGTGGTCTCATAGTCCCTGTTTTGAAGAGACTAGGGGACACCAATTGTCCTATTATTGTTGCTCTCTTCGGTACACA from Hyla sarda isolate aHylSar1 chromosome 5, aHylSar1.hap1, whole genome shotgun sequence encodes:
- the LOC130272727 gene encoding myelin P2 protein-like isoform X3, translated to MSTPVRAAAWHMCGVPFLTRKAACHLKPDVEITKNGDVWCIKTLSTFKNTELSFTLNEEIDETTADGRKVKSIFTNENGALVQKQKWDDKESTIIREVKEGRLFTTCIFKDVKCVRIYDKK
- the LOC130272727 gene encoding myelin P2 protein-like isoform X2, with the protein product MSEELLSTWKLTENCSEKFDKYMDSVGVPFLTRKAACHLKPDVEITKNGDVWCIKTLSTFKNTELSFTLNEEIDETTADGRKVKSIFTNENGALVQKQKWDDKESTIIREVKEGRLFTTCIFKDVKCVRIYDKK
- the LOC130272727 gene encoding myelin P2 protein-like isoform X1, whose protein sequence is MKSMANSVPVSIFRQSLTVHFCIVQSINNQTFSKSKPSCVPFLTRKAACHLKPDVEITKNGDVWCIKTLSTFKNTELSFTLNEEIDETTADGRKVKSIFTNENGALVQKQKWDDKESTIIREVKEGRLFTTCIFKDVKCVRIYDKK